A single Gadus macrocephalus chromosome 22, ASM3116895v1 DNA region contains:
- the LOC132451545 gene encoding uncharacterized protein LOC132451545, which produces MEEEMTMTVEGQGDPGGSEGESGVDMPTSNTNKRGRGRSKGSKKLQVWVTHVDLSEFGSGLLNGGPAQPLRSRGSPENPPPRPRGRPKGSGLKRLAPSEEAPVAGESTRKRGRPKGSGLKKLAPSEEAPVAGESTRKRGRPKGSGLKKLAPSEEAPVAGDSTRKRGRPKGSGLKKLAPSEEALVEEESTRKRGRPKGSTKRKTPAKFADRADDWDLGMLKESPSLKRTAESSKSEDEEDGDPGTPRKRGRPKGSPNKKTRLAVKRGVSSECETRSDSSGSRNSLDEGRVSAKQTMEDIDGQKSSLRGRGRPKGSPNKKTRLAVKRGVSRECETRSHSSGSGNSLDEGRVSAKQTMEDSDGHKSSPRGRGRPRKDIGQRIDAGQRVPDGASSAKRGRGRPKGSPNKTYPRVHQSDGRSRKPSLPFIYTDRFGPKPKGRGQPKKEMLKRGRPRKNPLPQAGDMMRPKVWKPLGRPRKYPRLDPPEGLATPRRARGRPRKLEIKRGCITSKAATPQPRVPSDGRARSRGRASGTVKDTPPRKRGRPKGSPNKSKVAKVAQESEQESEQESEQEQEQQQEQEEEQQQEEEQEQEEEQQQQEVEVVVEEDARENERGIPPLEADDTDFTAEAILPESKNTSIVATMSELKDLNTEISKELSPSTGTSSDPIAKVQIQEKDKSCEEEEEVEEEQSVFCSAPSEPSTLPWPGDKLGRMLGAEDSGTMSAIDRVSEEETAWSQSSRQAEGNLKRRSKWRESMPEGERWRAYESEGQHGDKGSGSLADGEEEEEDDGSVNWMPEKAALVFTPRVNILNNQGEGEGAPVENTYRDDPMNEKKPRATSTVDVHQYSEWPEEEEEEEETIYCGSCCSEKLQLCLAMVAALVLFPLLVWGGYALLPFDAPVLKSTPLRLVYTLRCAFFATVPIILGVVVQGAARLRFGELKPLYEGTLESREVAAHGHYVNDSLSLYLFYFLQLAVMATYLNQDHLKLVPLLTIVFAIGRLIYWACLSLGSSVRALGFGFSFFPILVMLGVNLYYIFSSVGQGAVFDVEPPATEAAPMQRWWG; this is translated from the exons ATGGAAGAGGAAATGACGATGACAGTGGAAGGACAGGGGGACCCTGGAGGCAGTGAGGGGGAGTCAGGAGTAGACATGCCCACCAGTAACACCAACAAGAGGGGACGGGGTAGGTCCAAAGGATCTAAGAAGCTGCAGGTGTGGGTAACGCATGTGGACCTATCAGAGTTTGGTTCAGGCCTTTTAAATGGTGGCCCCGCACAGCCACTAAGGAGCAGAGGGAGTCCTGAAAACCCCCCTCCTAGGCCCCGGGGCCGGCCGAAAGGTTCAGGCTTGAAGAGGCTGGCCCCCAGTGAGGAGGCTCCTGTAGCAGGGGAATCTACCAGGAAGAGGGGCCGGCCAAAAGGTTCAGGCTTGAAGAAGCTGGCCCCTAGTGAGGAGGCTCCTGTAGCAGGGGAATCTACCAGGAAGAGGGGCCGGCCAAAAGGTTCAGGCTTGAAGAAGCTGGCCCCTAGTGAGGAGGCTCCTGTAGCAGGGGATTCTACCAGGAAGAGGGGCCGGCCAAAAGGTTCAGGTTTGAAGAAGCTGGCCCCTAGTGAGGAGGCTCTTGTAGAAGAGGAATCTACCAGGAAGAGGGGCAGGCCAAAAGGTTCCACCAAGAGAAAAACCCCTGCCAAGTTTGCTGATAGAGCAGATGATTGGGACTTAGGTATGCTCAAGGAATCCCCCTCTTTAAAGCGCACCGCAGAAAGTTCAAAGAGTGAGGACGAGGAGGATGGCGATCCCGGAACCCCCAGAAAGAGGGGAAGACCCAAGGGTTCTCCTAACAAGAAAACCAGGCTGGCAGTAAAGAGAGGTGTTAGCAGTGAGTGTGAGACACGAAGCGACTCCTCTGGTTCCAGAAACAGCCTAGATGAAGGAAGGGTTTCTGCGAAGCAGACAATGGAAGATATCGATGGACAAAAGTCATctctgagagggaggggaagaccAAAGGGTTCTCCTAACAAGAAAACCAGGCTGGCAGTAAAGAGAGGTGTTAGCCGTGAGTGCGAGACACGAAGCCACTCCTCTGGTTCCGGAAACAGCCTAGATGAAGGAAGGGTTTCTGCGAAGCAGACAATGGAAGACAGCGATGGACACAAGTCATCtccgagagggaggggaagaccCAGGAAAGACATCGGCCAGAGGATTGACGCAGGCCAGAGAGTCCCGGATGGTGCCTCGTCTGCTAAGAGGGGACGAGGGAGGCCAAAGGGATCACCAAATAAAACCTACCCACGTGTCCATCAATCCGATGGAAGGTCACGGAAACCCAGTCTTCCCTTCATCTATACAGATCGGTTTGGACCAAAACCAAAGGGGCGCGGCCAACCAAAGAAGGAGATGCTTAAACGGGGTCGGCCAAGGAAGAACCCCTTGCCGCAGGCCGGGGATATGATGAGGCCTAAAGTGTGGAAACCGCTGGGGAGGCCGCGCAAATACCCACGGCTTGATCCTCCAGAGGGCCTGGCGACCCCCCGCAGAGCCAGAGGGCGTCCCCGCAAGTTGGAGATCAAAAGAGGGTGTATTACAAGCAAAGCAGCCACTCCTCAGCCCAGAGTACCCAGCGATGGGAGAGCCAGATCTAGGGGGCGTGCCTCGGGTACTGTCAAAGATACCCCTCCCCGAAAACGAGGACGCCCCAAAGGTTCCCCCAATAAATCGAAAGTGGCAAAAGTGGCACAGGAGTCAGAGCAGGAGTCAGAGCAGGAGtcggagcaggagcaggagcagcagcaggagcaggaggaggagcagcagcaggaggaggagcaggagcaggaggaggagcagcagcagcaggaggtggaggtggtcgtGGAAGAGGATGCTAGGGAAAACGAGAGAGGCATTCCACCGCTTGAGGCCGACGACACAGATTTCACAGCAGAGGCCATAT taccAGAATCAAAAAACACCTCAATTGTTGCAACAATGTCTGAATTGAAGGATTTGAACACAGAAATAAGTAAAGAACTCAGTCCTTCAACTGGTACGTCCAGTGACCCCATCGCTAAAGTCCAAATTCAAGAAAAAGACAAAAgctgtgaggaagaggaggaggtagaggaagaaCAGTCAGTGTTCTGCTCCGCTCCGTCGGAGCCGAGCACGTTACCATGGCCCGGGGACAAACTGGGGAGGATGCTGGGAGCAGAGGACAGCGGAACAATGTCTGCAATAGACAGAGTATCCGAGGAGGAGACTGCTTGGAGCCAGAGCAGCAGGCAGGCAGAGGGGAACCTGAAGAGACGATCCAAATGGAGGGAGAGCATGCCGGAGGGAGAGCGCTGGAGGGCGTACGAATCTGAGGGGCAGCACGGGGATAAAGGCTCGGGGTCGCTGGCGGacggcgaggaagaggaggaggacgacgggtCGGTCAACTGGATGCCGGAGAAGGCGGCTTTGGTCTTCACTCCCCGGGTCAACATCTTGAACaaccagggggagggagagggcgctCCTGTGGAGAACACGTACCGGGATGACCCCATGAATGAGAAGAAGCCACGAGCTACGAGCACTGTGGACGTCCACCAGTACTCTGAGtggcctgaggaggaggaggaggaggaggagactatCT ACTGCGGCAGTTGTTGCAGTGAGAAACTCCAACTTTGCTTGGCGATGGTGGCCGCCCTGGTCCTCTTCCCCTTGCTGGTTTGGGGGGGCTATGCCCTTCTACCCTTTGATGCTCCGGTACTCAAGAGCACCCCCCTCAGGCTGGTGTACACTCTACGCTGCGCCTTCTTTGCGACGGTGCCCATCATACTCG GCGTGGTGGTGCAGGGCGCGGCCCGGCTGCGGTTCGGGGAGCTGAAGCCGCTCTACGAGGGCACGCTAGAGAGCAGGGAGGTTGCGGCCCACGGCCACTACGTCAACGACTCGCTGTCCCTCTACCTCTTCTACTTCCTGCAGCTGGCGGTCATGGCCACCTACCTCAACCAGGACCATCTCAAACTGGTGCCGCTGCTCACCATCGTCTTCGCCATCGGGAG GCTCATCTACTGGGCGTGCCTCTCTCTGGGCAGCAGCGTCAGGGCCCTGGGGTTCGGCTTCTCCTTCTTCCCCATCCTGGTCATGCTGGGCGTCAATCTGTACTACATCTTCTCCTCGGTGGGCCAGGGGGCCGTGTTCGACGTGGAGCCTCCCGCCACGGAGGCTGCGCCCATGCAGAGATGGTGGGGCTGA